In a genomic window of Mustela nigripes isolate SB6536 chromosome 8, MUSNIG.SB6536, whole genome shotgun sequence:
- the CFAP73 gene encoding cilia- and flagella-associated protein 73 gives MDAPSLRQATECCVVGCPSNWGLLGGCLLGVQELAATLPSTRNPQGLLSQRKTPALWKGSPGTTAGRMDVPWEDYFRLALQEKVPEKIPEHNVDHIPPVLRLLEKRQELMDADRDLQTQKEVFQALTAAQKQRREQLEQKERELKGSFVHFDKFLQDTEARRSRALHRAAEERLQASRQEAEAQRLRVQLEELQRERARLQRRVERLEPCARLLGQVLEQLPEFQDVPELVARFDGLADMQTALRLTERQRQAQLEEDRARLQRLRDAGQDELLGQSQRRAQLLERLEAARERTLSWESKWIQIQNTAAEKTLVLGRSRMAALNLFQLVCQHKAQPPALAIEDTEGQLEQVKLFILDLSAMLASLRQAEPTAASQP, from the exons atGGATGCCCCTAGTCTCCGGCAGGCAACAGAATGTTGTGTGGTTGGTTGCCCCAGCAACTGGGGCCTGCTAGGTGGCTGCCTTCTTGGAGTACAAGAGCTCGCTGCCACGCTGCCCTCAACCCGAAACCCCCAGGGCCTTCTGAGCCAGCGCAAGACTCCTGCCTTGTGGAAAGGAAGCCCCGGGACAACTGCAGGGAGAATGGACGTGCCCTGGGAGGACTATTTCCGACTGGCCTTGCAAGAGAAAGTGCCCGA GAAGATCCCGGAGCACAATGTGGACCACATCCCGCCGGTGCTGCGCCTCCTGGAGAAGAGGCAAGAGCTGATGGATGCGGACCGGGATCTGCAGACCCAGAAGGAG GTGTTCCAGGCTTTGACGGCAGCCCAGAAACAGCGCCGGGAACAGTTGGAACAGAAGGAGCGGGAGCTGAAGGGATCTTTTGTCCACTTTGACAAGTTCTTGCAG GACACCGAGGCCCGGCGCAGCCGCGCGCTGCACAGGGCGGCAGAGGAGCGGCTGCAGGCGAGCCGCCAGGAGGCCGAGGCACAACGGCTTAGGGTCCAGCTGGAGGAGCTGCAGCGGGAGCGCGCGCGATTGCAGCGCCGGGTGGAGCGCCTGGAGCCCTGCGCGCGCCTGCTGGGCCAAGTGTTGGAGCAGCTGCCGGAG TTCCAGGACGTCCCGGAGCTGGTGGCGCGCTTCGATGGCCTGGCCGATATGCAGACGGCGCTGAGGCTCACGGAGCGCCAGCGGCAGGCGCAGCTGGAGGAGGACCGCGCGCGGCTGCAGAGGCTGCGGGACGCGGGGCAGGACGAGCTGCTGGGGCAGAGCCAGCGGCGAGCGCAGCTGCTGGAGCGCCTGGAGGCTGCGAGGGAGCGAACGCTGAGCTGG GAATCCAAGTGGATTCagatccagaacacagcagcagaGAAGACCCTTGTCCTGGGCCGCAGCAGAATGGCCGCGCTGAACCTGTTCCAGCTGGTGTGCCAACACAAGGCGCAGCCCCCCGCCCTGGCCATCGAGGACACCGAGGGGCAGCTGGAGCAG GTGAAGCTGTTCATCCTGGACCTCTCCGCCATGCTGGCCAGTCTTCGTCAGGCAGAGCCCACAGCCGCCTCCCAGCCCTGA